The Anopheles maculipalpis chromosome 3RL, idAnoMacuDA_375_x, whole genome shotgun sequence genomic sequence CGTTCCCGTTCGGTCGGAAGCGGTCTAATCGATTTGCTAAAACGGTGCAATAAAGGTCGCTGTTGGAGGGTCCCGGATTTGGTAACAGTAGATGCGTACGCTGTAGAAAGTATCCGCTTTGCATTTAATCTTTATCGTTCTTTCGTGTGCCCGTATCTACGCCCGAAGGAATTAGGTCCAAAATTAGCTGGGTGTTGGCAGTTTATTGCACGCTAAATACGATTACATCAGCTTGGCTATTGTATGTATCTATTCATCGGCATCGGGCGACAGAAATTCGAACTTATTTGTGAAGCTTTTAAGATAACATCGGCGGGTCGTAGAAACGTGATGCGTAAGATACCGTTCGATTAGATAGGGTGAGGATGGAAGGTGAtttattgtacaattttattgcttttgggTTGTAAATCATTACGAAGTGCAGCAGACTTCCTTCTGGAGCGATATGTGCATGACCTTGTAGCAGTTAtgagcttgtgtgtgtgtttatttaccCCTAGTTGTGGAGTATTGATGAGGAGAAATATCTTGTCCTGGTGCATTCTTGTTCTCTTTTGACGATAGGTATGGAACCCTTCTTGAAGGAGAAAAACATTCTGAACGTAGGATGCGTTACCATAAGTTATGTTGGTTTTGGCTTTTGACATGCGTGAGTTTCTTGGTTTTCAAGTGGACGCTGTCCTGGAGGATATGCTTTGATGGATTTGGCTTCCGAATTTAAGagaatgtttaaatatttttgtaaacgAAACagcgtttttgtttattattttttaaagaagcaaCTGGGTATGTTTTTCTACGTCAGGCAAAAACGCACAAGAACTGacgatccctgttttttttttctttatcttcgACCCTCGAATGCATTGTTGCACTCTCATCACACTAACGGCTGCATTAACGTTCTCCGCTGTGCATAGAtcacgatgacgatgatggtaatgatgatgccagatgttggtggtggtggtggtgtagcgCCCGTGTTAGCAGGGTTCCTCATAGCTTTGGTGGGGTTGGAATGTAACAGACTCAAACTGTCTGTctgtattttattatttatggaaACGGACAGTATAATTTTTGAATCTAGATTAATTGCTGTTTTAAATGGATAGGGTTAGAAAATTTACCATTGACTGCTCTccaaatgattttgtttttgttacttaaACTGCCAGTATTTAAAATCCTGTTTTTATAGAATTTGAGTTTGCAAGGGAAATATAtacttttgaagaaaaaactcaGTTTAGACCCTTGTCGGTCCTACATTAAATAAAGATGTGAGAATTGTctcttttcaaaaatttatttctcaGCTGTGATATTATTATCACTAGCAGTCCTAATGAGGATGAGACTGGGCGATGTCCTCATGGATTAtcactttttttccattaccaTTTGTAGTCTTATTGTCTAATAACAGTATCATATTGACGATTGTTAAACGGAACATTCTGGTaagcaatttaaatattttcttcgatTGATTTAAACATttcgatttaaaataaataaaacgaatgcATACATAATTTTGGTTCAAGTCTGCATCTACTCATTTGGACGACAAAAGAGATCGGAGGATGATTTCGCGAATTGATTCATTTTATTATATcgattaataaataaattgtccatAAACGTTGTACAAGCTGCCCTGTAAAATATTCCACTATTTCACTAGATAATGATGATTGAAATCCAAAAGtttaaatctaaaataataatgaaatacTATCGACCGTTTCTACTCGCGTTCGAAAACCCCTGCTTCAACGCTCACTGGGCGTACACGTACTGGCCCTTTCTCGCTTGTGTTGGTGATCGCTGAACGCATCAAGCACACCCACCATCTCAAACACACTGCATAGGCCCCGTGTTCGCGCTTGTTCGAGGTGCGTTCGTCAATTCGCGGTTGGCTTTGTCCGTGTACGGTGGTTGGTCGTTGGTCGAGTTTTCATGCAGACATCGCGATAGAACCGTCCGCTATAAGGTCGTCAAAAGGGCCAACAGTTGtgcgcttttttgtgtgtggttttttgtttttttttttacggtggGGTTATATGCAGTGCATgtggtattgtttttttatttgttctatGTTTCGCGATCGTTTGAGGCGGGTTGTTATGTTGGAGAAATGCATGTTcaaacggggaaaaaatgttcaaaccCAAGCGGCTCGACAAAATAATAGTTTTGGAAGAAGTGGTGATTCGCTGTGCTGATAGGaaattttttcttgtgtgcCACCGGCAGAGGTTTGCTGCTTAAAACTACTCCAACGTTCGACGCACGTACCTCAAACCTGTACAATCATTGCGTTACCATATATGGGGCAGATAGTGTTTAATTAGAGTAGTGGCGATTTGTGTCCCATGTGACGATGACGATATCAAATGCGTTCTAGCAGACGTTTTTGGGTCTTGTGTCCGTGTCTTGAAGTACGCGAAACCGTAGTCCGTGTGTACGATAATGCGACAGGtgttgtgtggctgtgtgctgATGTGCTGATGTGCATTATCTTAAGTTCCTAAACTGCAAAACCCTTCGCAGGTTTGGCAGGTGTCTTGCATCGTAAAGCAATGTCGAGAAGTGAGCTGTTGAATGGTTTCTCGCGGGATTGTTCGCAACGCCATGGTTTCGTAGTCGTCAGCCTCGTAGGGTTCTCCTTTACCTTCTTTCCAGTTTTCTCTCAGTGCGCCTCCCTTCTGGGGTCCGGGAAAGTAGGCCGCATTCGAGTGCAGTGTGAGTGAGTTTGGTGTATGTATGTCAAGCACGCGGTGGAAGTGgccccccgaaaaaaaaaaccggcggGACCCTCGAGCGTTCCTCGAGATTGAAAGTGAGCGCAGCTGTTGGGATGTTGAAGGCAAGATCACCGCCTGTGCAGGGGGGCCTGATGTCTCTCTTTGTGAAGGTTCTAATCAAACCGgcccgcgtgtgtgtgcgtgtgttggagATGTCACGTTGAGTTTCAGCCGAGGCGATATTGATATCTGGCCGCAGTTCTAACCCGCTTAAACGTGCCCCGCCTGGAATTGGTGGAATGCTTGACGAGCTTAGTCAGCGGAATATACGCAAAACGCGTCAACGTTAGGCTCGGGATTGACAGTGAAGTGCCGTTTGATTAGCAGGTCGTGTAGGTGCACTAGGGGAGGGTTTGATGTGCGTCGTGTTCTTGATGATAAATCGCCAGAAAGGGCAGGGGAGGATTGGAATGGGGAGATAATGCGAATGTTTATTGAGGTGTGATGAATGTTAACGAGCCATTATTTTGTTCTCCCTGTGTAGAGTGAATTTAGtgaatagtagtagtagataACTGCATCATCATAAGCCACGTAGCCGTTCAGCTGTGCCTAACGGAGTGAATCATGTGATCGTGTGATTTTATGATCGTTTTGCATAtcgtggagtgtgtgtgtgtgcgttttaaGAATTtccaatagcaaaaaaaaaaaaacaagctaagAAGCCTGAGTGTGTGTCCAAAGCAAACGAGAAGGGGCAGGCATGTTGGGGATAAGCAAGAAACCGGGTCCACCGGTACCACCGCGACCTAGTGCGGCTGCCGTCGCAACGGCCCTTGCAAAACAGCGTGAGAACTCACCCTCCCCTAATGGAGGGACACGGGGATGCAATGGGAATGGGATGGTCGGTATGGCAACCCTTAAGCCACCCCATCCGGGACGTACCGTAGTGTACAAGTCGCCAGATTTCGATCAACCGCAGACAAGAAATCGTTCCAACCTGTCCACCTTCGGCGGGTCCGTCCCAGAGCAGCTGCAAGGATCTCCGAATCCAAGCACGAAACGTAACGCCATTTATCACGACAGTCCCGGTCAGAGCCCGATAGCGATGGAGAGAAAACTGCTGAACCCATctaccggtggtggtgtgatGTATCGTTCCACCTGTAGCATAGTGGAGATCAACACTAGTCCGAGTACTTCGGGATCCAGCTCGGTGTCCACGTCGCCGGTAGCTACTCTCCAGAAACAGTCGGCAGATCAAAAGTCGTCCAAATTGCCGAAAGACTCTCTAGGTGCGGTGGCCCCAGTAGCTCGAAGGCGTGTGCGTAACGGTGACTCACACTCGAGCGAAGGATCGCCCGAATCGTCCGAggtgatcatcatcaacggTGGTACGCACGGGAGCAGCATTAGCTTGCTGAGCGGTGCCCTATCCTTGGAAAGTACCACCGAGAATGGGCGTGGGAAGTCACTGAGCGAGTGTGACAGCGGTACGGAGCGTGGCGATAGTTCCGGATCGTGTGCATCCGCCGGAAGCACACTGGAGCGGGAGAACAATGCGAAGAATCTCGAAAGCAGTGCTAAGAGTAGTCACTTTACGGAAATTATTATCGGCTCGAATCAGAGCAGTACTGTGGTAAGGAGTGGCAGTAAGCCGAACATTGCTACGACCGCAAACAGTGTGATACGATCGAACTCGATCCGAGTGCCAATCAAGGCGGCCGGTGCAGGAGCAACTCCACCACTGTATCATCGTCCCGAACCGGAAGGTGGTGAGCATGTGCAACCGTCGAGTGATAATCGGACGGCGGGGACGGGCGTTGGAACCGGAGCAAGCGTTACGAAATCTCAATCAACCACAACCCTCGATCCGGCCACACTCGATTCGAAGCTAAGCGAGAAGAAGATCGCCTTTCACGAGCTACTAATATCGGAGCTAACTGCCATGCGTcagaagcagcagaaggataATCAAGAGCATCCAGATCGCCAGGAAGGGGCGCATGTGGCGCAGGCAAAGGGCCTTGAAAATGACGCACCAACAATGGCGGTCGACCTGACAAAGATTAACCGCCGGCAGCGGATTCCTTCCGAACGGCGCTCATCCGGCAGCGAGACGGAAACGACCCCGAACGGAACCGCCACAAGACTGCCGAAGATACGTACGGCCGACTGGATCGAGGTGGGCGATAATGGGAAGCAGGTGGTGCTGTCCAGCTGTCAAATCAGCCTGGAAGATTCGGGCATGGAGGACGAGGAGAAGCTGGACGATGCGTCGTCTGGGGTAGGCGATTCGTGGGACAGCGTAAAGGAAGATGCAGAGGAACGGTGAGTCAAGGCCCCCGTTTGGGTGTGTAATAGTGATAAGCCGAAGGGGAAGGGAAGCCGGTGGAACGTGACCTAGCCGGGTGGGTGAGGTGATGGAGCCCAGTGGCTTATcgggtgtttttgtgtggtcaaacaaaaatagacgACGACGCTGGGAATTTGGAAAGGATGTTTCGACAGCGATATTTCGCGTCGTGTCGGGTatctgtttgctgttgcttatCGAGCGTCGGGTTTATGACAGTGATAGAGGGGGAGTTGTGATTTTTTCGTTCCCGCTAGGCGGACGATAGAGTACACAGGAAAGGGTACTCGATTAGGTACTTGAGATAAGTTTTATGGCTCAAAGactttgcaataaaaatattaacacaGCTGTATTATGGTAGCAGATAATTTGAAGTTCTTAAAGTTTCCTTTGGGCGTCatattcttcttattggcttaatgaccttctaggtcacaccggccgtCGAATCGGCTTACTTTACTAGActgacttattgataccaccacaggggaacgatccggatgggatgtaAACGCCGGTCCTCTTATGTGAAGATCAACGCTGTTGATGCCTACCTCCGAGCCGCCCGTCAAGGCGCACTTTGGCCAAACAGAGCCAAGCGCCAGCAATGCTGCTCGATGTGACTTGTTTTCCATAAATCGCAAGTCTTTCGATATCAAACTCACTCTGCAAAGATCCAATATACCTTAGGTACGCAATTCCAGTTCCACGCCTCAACGACATCTCAGTATTTGCAACAGTTTATTCCACCATGAATGGCACAGAATCGAAAGTTATCGCCACCAGTCGCGAATATCAGTTCTGATACTTAAGAGgcacaaatgaaacaaaaaaactgcaaactgCATGGCCAACAACCAGTTCACGATCGTAAGTAGAGCATCGATTTTCCCTTTTCGATGGATGTATGACCCTTTAAAAAAAGCCATATACACCCCGTGAAGCATACATACATGACgcctgtgtttttgttgtcgttgCCCACGTCGTCCATGTTGCAGCAGGGAGCAGCGTTTGTTGGATGTCGATCGCCAAGGGCAGTGAACACCTTTTTTGGGCTCATAAATTACAACCTTGCCCCGTCTTTTGCGCcccggtgtatgtgtgtgtgtgtgtgtgtgtcgcggtCATTTGATCAGAACGAACATGCACGGACGGGCAGTACAAGCACAAACTGgtgaatgtatttattttatatatgcATCTGTCAACGGGCGCAACTTCGATGGGGCGAATTTCGGGCCAGGCTAGGAGATCTGGTCGGAAAGGGCCTAGATTACTTTGGTTGACCTCCGAAATGGAAGTTGGGTAAGAATGTATGGGGAGTGAAATGCGTGTCGGATATGCACAACAGAGAGtcctagagagagagagagacccaCACAGTGACGGTTATTTCCGCCGCCATTAATTTTCCCTactcgcgcgcacacacacacacacttcggCTGGTCATGATTGTTTCGGGGTTGTGGATGGTGACGCTCTGTAGATTGTACCGAACAACAATGGGCCCTCCTCTTCTTCCCCTTCCCCCGGGTGGTGGTTAATTGTGTGTGCGCGACTCGATCGATTGTGTTGTGCGGTACAATGGAGTACACCGAGCACAGGAGAAcctgtggatgatgatgacattGAACCGCGATCGTTCGATTGCCAACCATGCCAGAGGATTGCAAGGTCTTCTCCAAACGCGTCTCGTTTGGGGTCTCTCTAGTGGATACACTGCGAGATAGAACGTGACAAAGCGACAAATCCGAACACCGATTCTAACAGGGCAACGTCACTCTCCAAACAGCGCACAACGTGAGATCTCGCTACCttcgtaccgtaccgtaccgtggCGCATCTGACCGTTACACCAGTGGTGAAGTACACTGCACCGGAAATGGCACACGGTAATGATGCCGTAGCTGTGATGTGCATCTTGTGCATTGTGCACCGTTCCGTTAGAAAGAACCCGGCCTCTGTAGGAAAACATCTTTCAAGTCCTCGTTTTGCCGTTCGGTCGATTTGGAAAAGAAAGTCTGCACAAGCCGTAAGATGGTCACCAGTGATCACGGCTCAGTGCTGGTGGAGACCGTGTTCATTATAGggttaccaccaccaccagcattaCCCCGGATGTACGATCTGTCCCTGTCATTCAACCCAGTTCTCACCCAGCGTGCACCGGTGCGACGGTTATGTGCACCGTGGTTGCATAATGCACATGCACACTCACCTACCATGCACTAAATGCAAATGTAACTGTGAGGTGCCATTTGTGTGCGCACACTTGTTCAAATAGGTCCCGGTTCTTGTTGTGTGCGCCGCGAGATCTGCTGGTCGCGCTAACGAGCGCTTGTTTTTCTGCGCACTCGCCCCCATCCCCACCCTAGAGCGTGGAATTCGGAATGTGCCGATGAGGTTTGTGTTTGCCGCGGCAGGAATGTTAATCAAATTTTCGTGCGGTATTGATCGTATCGGACCCATCGCCCAATCTTGCAAATTCTTCCCAAGCTGCCCAAAAGCAAGGGATCCCATTCTTCTTCGTTGGAAGTAAAAATTCAAGAGATATCACAGTCTGGCATTGCGGGAACGAGTTGGATGGTGTGTCTTAAGGTATAAAAAATGAGCCATCAATAGGCCAAAAACCCCAATGAGGGTATTCTTCAATGTTTCGTCTTCCTCACAATCTCCAAATTTATCCCAGGTGTTGTTTAGGGCCGGTTCTACTGTAACGTTCGGTGATTTATggataatcatcatcatcagcagccaTCTGGCGAGATGTTTTCTCTCTACCGGTAGCGTAAACGATGGCGTAATAGATTTCTTCCCCAAACCCGATGGCATCGTCGTTAGGCATTTGAACATTCCGCAAAACGCGCACGTTTATCGCATTGATCCAATTTCATGGGCGAGAAGATGGACGACGCTAAAAGCACGAGATGTCGAAATGGTGCCCACCCCGGACGTCACATCCGGTACGCTTGTACCCTTGAGCTTCTAAAACGTCGCTCGGGATGGACGGTGTTCTGGAGATGTTCAATTTTCTGGTGGTGTTAATTTACGCAAAAAAGGCACAGGAAATGAAACACGTTCACGCATGCTGAGACACTGAACATCGTTGACCTAGATTCGAGAGAGTCCGAGatggagacagagagagagagaaaaagtatTCGGACactggtttgttttgtgtgttggctAGTTATGGTCCAAATCGAACTTGTTCAAATATATTCGTCCGGACATCCGGCTCGTAACAGGAGTTCTTAAACTTTGTATCCTTTtcggtccggttttttttcttttcaatttatttacttttgctCATTAGTAATGGTTAAAAGCGGGCCAAGAATAACGGCGTAAACAGCTCAATGTCTTGCAGATACAACCAGATAAGAGATCTTAAAACGGACGGGTCCCACCTCGATTCGAAAAAGTTGATCAAGATCACTTCTCACACCCTGGCGCTGGAGATTAGAGATCAGACATTAGGACCACCGGTGTGTGCACCGGTTTTTGGGATGAACCGTTACTGTGACTTGCGAACGGTAGAGGTATCtttgaagcagcagcaaccggaaGCGGTATGGAAATTTGATCATCTTTCTGAACCGAATCcgttaatcttttttttttttgcctgtgtCACGCTTTTAGAAAAGGTAAGATAAGATAATTGCAAATCCGAAAGACATGGGAAATTGGGGAGAGTTCTCGTGGGATGAGCCACACAGTATTGGTATTAGGTTAACCGATAAGTGGGATGTTAGAATTGTTAGGAAAGATAATTCTCAAACGAGACATCCAAAAAAGGCTCTAATCGGTTTGTTTTAGCATAAATATTCTCATCACCTACAGTTTGCCTTTAATTAGATCATCGCTCTCCAAACGCTTCTAAAATGAAGTTCCTGAGCAACGATTATCGGCTTTCGTTTGCATAACAGTCTCCCAGTCTTCTCGTCGGCAGAGTCAGCGCATCTCGAATACGCTCGACGCTACTTCTGTGTGTGCTTATGGTTACCCAGGGGTCTGTTCGCTAATCGTTTGCATAACGCAACTACTGCTTCTTAAAAATGAAGTCTAATTTAGCAGACTTCAAGCGATCCTGCACTTTGCGTGTGCTGGTGATGTGTGTGCCTGGGTGCGTTCTTTTTTCACCCGCAGTTTATTAAAGCCTACCGACCCTATTACAGCGCCTATACGGGGGCGAAGCAGCGGTTTACTGCTTCAGTAATAATGTTTCGTTATATCGGTCGGATGGTTagtagttggtgaaaataataaatttacccTAAACTGCCTCTTTGAGTAGCTTTTCGTTGACTTGCGTGTTGCGTGTGTTGCTTGTAGTCGACGCCGACGGATGGGAGCTGCTGCAGTGGTATAGCTTTTTAACTCCCTCTTTGACTGAGTGCCGGTACCATGGCTGGTCCGACCACCGCTTTGACTGAGCGATTAGCGATAATGACCCGGAAATTGGTGCGTTTCGATTAGCGCAGGCAACGAGCGCCGCCAAGGGAACTTTCGTCCCGAAAAGTCTAGATAAGCCAGTGATCGTGAAGCAATAGATATGCTGGCGCGATAGTTGCGTGGTGCACGATTCGAGAGTACCAACAGGATGAGAAATTGGACCGCTTAACGCAGGCacgatcaatcgatcggtGTGTTGGGTCGGGTTTCTTCTTGCATCCATTGGAGCATGGACATGGCTTGCACGCATCCTGGGGAATATATCGTACTCGGGAGCTAGTTGATTGGACGCACGTATAGGCACAGTGCACTCGTGTTGTATCATAATGTGCTAATATTGGTCCCATTAGCGCACGGATGCCGCCACGCCATGCAGTGTGCTGATCAGTGACCAATGGGGGTTACCTAGTTTTGCATAAGACAATTTGTCCAGTGTCAACAGCGTAATCGTCGCCATCTCGACAAACCCTTTCGATACAGGTCTTGGTAACAGATCCCCACTACCGAAGTACCGAAGGAAGGCTGTGCCTAATCGGGTAAAGTCGTCCAATTCGCCCCCAAAACTTTGCCCGCAGGCAAGTACGACAGTTTACCGGTCACCGTCACACCGAACCTAATCGGTAGGCACGCTTTTAGCGACTTCGATCGCCATGTTAGTTGCGCTTATTTTTGGCGATCGATCGTTGTTCACACTCTCCCTCCCTGCGTCGGGCTGAAGCTAATTgatttcgcatttttttttcgtggagCGTATTGAAATCTAGATTTGGAGATCGAGATCAGGACGTAAATGGTCCtggtttttggggtttttgctTCACGCTGCACGGGGACAGTAGCTGCTACGGGTTGCGCTGCGGCACGGGATGCTGTAAATCGTTGGCGAGATTAGCAAGATCAGGCAAGAGATCGAGCTGTCCATAGCGGTGGCACGGTCCGGTACGCGCACTGTCTGTCGGCAAATGTTTCAACACCTGGTTATGGATCTTAGCAGCGATCGTTAAGATGTCGAAGTTTCGAGGGCAGCAGGAAAACAATCGTATCTTCGTTACCTCCTTGGCATGGAAATGATGTAATAATATGGCAGAACGGCAACCTCCACTAAAGTAGGTTGGAATCGAAAGGCAGGAGAAAGGTTTTATAGCTTCAGCTTCAGAAGTTTGGAACGGAGAGAATCCATGAAAATGAATTGCGAGGGCAAACCGCGCTTGCAAGCTCATCTTTTCCCAATCATGCTTTTTCTTACGACCTACGACGAGCCACCAAGCATCACAGCCCCGGAAACGGTGGGCTTTCCTGGTGGCATTTGCGATTGCTTTTGTGGGTCGAGCCGGTCCGTTTCAGACTTCCCTATTCTTCTGTGTGGCGGGGTCGGTCGTTTCGTGTGGTCTATTACGCGTTCGGTTGAAGCGTGGGCCTTTTTTACGATCCTCACGGTGTCATCTGCTGTGGTCGTCGGCAAAAGGCACACGAGAAGAAAGTACCGAGCCGAGGGTGGGCAAATAGGTGGATCTTTTCTAGGTCGCACCGGGTAATTGGTGGCGGGATGATGGTCTCTTTGTTTGTTCGCATTGCGTGAAAATCGTCGAAGCATTTGGAATTGAAGGTTCGTGCAGTGACAGCAAGCTTCGAAGTTCAATGGAGGAAAATCTTAAGGCTGAATGGAATGTAAGTGACCCGGTCCAGGGGGCATTGTGTGTGCAGATTCCTCCGTGCCTGAGAACTTGGGTTTGTGACGAATTTTGAGGTTAGTTTGGTGGAAGTGGCACGCCAAACTGGATCGCATGGTGGTTGAGAGTCAGATATTCGGAGGTTgtattttgacacatttaatTTAAGGTCTATTACAAATGGAAACTAGTAATTTTGGCACATTTCATTAATGTTGGGGAGGGAAGAACTTGACCTAGAGAAGAACTGTTGGTATTGGTGTTGTGAATAATGTCTGGGAATCTGACAGAAATTGGAATCGaagcaacaagaaacacgGTGAATCAGATAAAGTAGATGAATGCTGGCAATTTTCTCTCAGCTACAGATACATTAATTATacaaatgaatgttttatctCCGGGAAAATGTTGAACTTCAAATTCTAATAAATGGCAATTCTTCCTTCTCATTACAGCATCATTATGTCACTCCCCGGACTACCCCCGCTGCCTAAAAGCCTCAGTGGCTTCGATCTCGCCGGCATCCAGTTCCAGTCgcaccatcagcatcagcaccatcatcaacatccaTCCCAACAGCACAATCCACACTATCCTCCAACGCATCATGCGCAGCAACAGTCGACGACGATACAGTccgcacatcatcatcatcatcatcatcatcaaatgcAACCGCAGTCCTTCCACGGGACGCCACCGCACCCGTCCAGTCTGCCACCGTCCTCCCAGTCACCTGCCGCCGGTGTTTTGAACCACCATCATACGAATCCTTTCATTCCGATCGGACCGGGTTTGATGCATGGGGATAGCTTGGCATCGCTCGAAAGTCAACAGCGAGGACATTCGCCCGTTAGCAGTACCCTTTCGGGTGGAAGCAGTGGAGGAAGGAAGGCATCACCGCAGCCTCCGGGATCGGGACCGGCGTCAACTTCGACGCTGGACACTCAGCTGGCTATTTTGCGACGAGAAATGGTaagttttttattcatttgccCTCAAATAATTGtgagaattattattttatgtgaGAAGATTTTAAAGCGAAATAGATTGAAAATACTGTTCTAGTAGATGAATTCGTTATTGGCTGGACATCTTTTGACTTAAAGACCTGTTAGGTCGTGCCAGCCATTTAAAGGCTTACGAGATTTATTGATACTacatagttgaatagtcaagTTCTCGCtgcggaggaacggtccggatgatgatttgaaccacggttctgtcgtgtgaagcCTAGCGCCGCTGTTGACTCTCAACCACAGGACCAATGTTTGGACATCtctaatttaaacaaaaaaaaaaaagctaaggAGTCCTGCGTCCGACACGCTTAAGGCGTGCTTTTAGCTCAAGCTTTGGAACAGGGATAGGGTTCATTATGTGGACCACGTCCAATACCTCCAACACGGTCCAATTTTTAACGGGGTCAGTTCTGCGTTTAACATTGTCCATTGAAAACTGCCTGCGTCATGATGGAGTAATTTACGAACCTGATTgttcagcagaaaaaaagctcaagGTCTTTTTGGACTATTGTGGAGTTGTTGGAGCTATGATGAGGAACTTGTTTGATGGTATGTCCTTGACGGATAATCGTTTTGCACTGATCTATGTATAACATAGTTGAGAGGTACATAAGTGTTAAGAAAAAGCCTGTATTTGTAGGTTAATTTAGGATACAATCAATCGAAAAGATGTCAACGGCGGTGCTTCAACTGTGTCCAAAATCTGGTATGAACTTCGCAATGCTTTCGAATGGGAAAGTTGTTTTCCCTTGGCAGTGGTGTTCATCTTCTCATCGCAAGGTTCCGACGGGGCTTTGGGAAAAATGTGCCAAACTGATGATGGCACACTGACTGGCAGCGGAAAGTGCTGAAactagtttctttttttttgtcgacgCTGCTTTAGCGTTTTGATCGATTTGTGGAatactttctttattttgtagCGGTTGACACACGCCATAAACAGCAAGAAAGGTTGCGATCCTCCTCGTGGTCGTTGCTG encodes the following:
- the LOC126564101 gene encoding uncharacterized protein LOC126564101, translated to MLGISKKPGPPVPPRPSAAAVATALAKQRENSPSPNGGTRGCNGNGMVGMATLKPPHPGRTVVYKSPDFDQPQTRNRSNLSTFGGSVPEQLQGSPNPSTKRNAIYHDSPGQSPIAMERKLLNPSTGGGVMYRSTCSIVEINTSPSTSGSSSVSTSPVATLQKQSADQKSSKLPKDSLGAVAPVARRRVRNGDSHSSEGSPESSEVIIINGGTHGSSISLLSGALSLESTTENGRGKSLSECDSGTERGDSSGSCASAGSTLERENNAKNLESSAKSSHFTEIIIGSNQSSTVVRSGSKPNIATTANSVIRSNSIRVPIKAAGAGATPPLYHRPEPEGGEHVQPSSDNRTAGTGVGTGASVTKSQSTTTLDPATLDSKLSEKKIAFHELLISELTAMRQKQQKDNQEHPDRQEGAHVAQAKGLENDAPTMAVDLTKINRRQRIPSERRSSGSETETTPNGTATRLPKIRTADWIEVGDNGKQVVLSSCQISLEDSGMEDEEKLDDASSGVGDSWDSVKEDAEERIIMSLPGLPPLPKSLSGFDLAGIQFQSHHQHQHHHQHPSQQHNPHYPPTHHAQQQSTTIQSAHHHHHHHHQMQPQSFHGTPPHPSSLPPSSQSPAAGVLNHHHTNPFIPIGPGLMHGDSLASLESQQRGHSPVSSTLSGGSSGGRKASPQPPGSGPASTSTLDTQLAILRREMYGLRQLDLSLLSQLWALNESIQEFRTMLQEQETLSPPSPSPSNSDANSVSSDDDLDEDDSSTTNNSNRLLQQQQQHLLLSAHHQLQSSTNSIVGAGTGGSGGNLTPGSGPNPNESGGSSTTTLSSSASSRMRAPPPPPPNRKAPSRPV